From Chitinivorax sp. B, the proteins below share one genomic window:
- the tagF gene encoding type VI secretion system-associated protein TagF, translating to MAAILTPQPELFYFGKFPARGDFVKSTAGGPILQVFDQWISQAIDMITPDPNWKAAYDATPPLRFAFLGSRLRLVVTGTLTPSQDASGRRYPLVLATKLETDSALNFLGELPLLLDPFWQEAIDSSQHALRETSDQIVLANLQRSPTPINGLNVESRARYDIFLKSTTVAMLEQSLANSGYEFSLRQSMLGLGLLLQPVITHGADNLQRALLFPLPQDPTAALSVATFWLQQVRGFLLRHDFEISIYVTQVNDKPALMLSFGGASPKALTMIICPDSLSNYLVDISESGWIEEYIDQDPGMRKLSSYLQHPDLSLAQAADTFNEVFLGW from the coding sequence ATGGCAGCGATTTTGACCCCACAGCCCGAGTTGTTCTATTTTGGCAAATTCCCGGCTCGCGGTGATTTTGTAAAAAGTACCGCAGGTGGGCCGATCCTGCAGGTGTTTGACCAATGGATCTCGCAGGCGATCGACATGATCACACCAGACCCCAACTGGAAAGCCGCCTATGATGCAACACCGCCCTTACGATTTGCCTTTCTCGGCAGTCGCCTGCGCTTGGTTGTCACTGGAACACTGACACCAAGCCAGGATGCCTCGGGGCGTCGCTACCCGTTAGTCTTGGCAACCAAGCTGGAAACTGATTCAGCACTGAATTTTCTAGGCGAGTTACCGTTGCTGCTGGACCCGTTTTGGCAAGAAGCCATCGATAGCAGCCAACATGCCCTACGTGAAACGTCAGACCAGATTGTATTAGCCAACCTGCAACGATCGCCAACACCGATCAACGGCCTCAATGTCGAGAGCCGGGCACGTTACGACATCTTCCTGAAAAGTACCACCGTCGCCATGCTGGAGCAGAGCCTTGCCAATAGCGGCTATGAATTCTCACTCCGGCAATCAATGTTGGGACTTGGCCTATTGTTACAACCCGTGATCACACATGGCGCTGACAATCTGCAACGCGCGTTGTTGTTCCCGTTGCCACAAGATCCGACTGCCGCGTTATCCGTTGCAACCTTCTGGCTACAACAGGTGCGTGGCTTTCTGTTGCGACATGATTTCGAAATTTCCATTTACGTCACGCAAGTGAATGACAAACCTGCCTTGATGCTGTCGTTTGGTGGTGCATCGCCCAAAGCGCTGACCATGATCATATGCCCGGACTCCCTGTCCAATTATCTGGTCGATATTTCCGAATCCGGTTGGATAGAGGAATATATCGACCAGGACCCAGGGATGCGCAAGCTATCCAGTTACCTGCAGCATCCGGATTTGTCGCTTGCACAAGCAGCGGATACCTTTAACGAAGTTTTTCTGGGGTGGTGA
- a CDS encoding OmpA family protein, whose translation MTNLSQRHIISILLAAAISLPLPAFADPATNTATGTSAAPIVVSGAVPDESTKNAILTKVRGIYGADRVVDQLTVGGVAAPANWALHVQQAIVPGLKTVRKGLFSVTGNNVSLRGEVGSDDEKQQVSSAVQSALHATYNSKLDLKVVQPTAAQGLLDNVLANRIVEFESGSSKLTPAGTQLLDEMATAMAKVGNKKVSIIGHTDGQGNRNSNLKLSLARAEAVKSYLTQKGIPADNMTTEGLGPDRPIAPNNTDDGRRRNRRIEFNVLP comes from the coding sequence ATGACCAACCTGTCTCAACGACATATTATTTCAATTCTTCTTGCAGCCGCCATCAGCCTGCCTTTGCCCGCCTTCGCCGATCCAGCTACCAACACGGCAACAGGAACCAGTGCAGCACCAATCGTGGTCAGTGGTGCGGTTCCGGACGAGTCTACCAAGAATGCCATCCTGACCAAGGTGCGTGGCATCTATGGAGCTGATCGTGTCGTCGACCAGTTGACGGTTGGCGGCGTGGCTGCACCAGCCAACTGGGCATTGCATGTTCAACAGGCCATTGTGCCTGGCCTTAAAACCGTGAGAAAAGGATTGTTCTCGGTTACCGGCAACAATGTTTCGCTACGCGGTGAGGTTGGTAGTGATGACGAGAAGCAACAAGTTTCGTCGGCCGTGCAATCCGCTTTACACGCCACTTACAACAGCAAGCTTGACCTCAAGGTAGTACAGCCCACAGCAGCACAAGGACTGTTGGACAACGTACTGGCAAACCGGATCGTGGAATTTGAAAGCGGCAGCTCGAAACTGACCCCAGCAGGTACCCAGCTTCTGGATGAAATGGCTACCGCAATGGCCAAGGTAGGTAACAAGAAAGTTAGCATCATTGGTCATACAGATGGCCAGGGCAATCGCAATTCCAACCTGAAGCTATCTCTGGCTCGTGCCGAAGCAGTGAAAAGTTATCTGACACAAAAGGGTATTCCTGCGGATAATATGACCACAGAAGGCCTGGGACCGGATCGCCCAATCGCACCAAACAATACCGATGACGGACGACGTCGCAATCGCCGGATTGAGTTCAACGTGTTGCCTTGA
- the hemE gene encoding uroporphyrinogen decarboxylase, whose translation MTQLKNDTFLRALLRQPVEYTPVWLMRQAGRYLPEYCETRKRAGNFMKLCMSPDLATEVTLQPLARFPLDAAILFSDILTIPDAMGLGLYFAEGEGPRFERPLRNEWEVRNLSVPDPADKLGYVLDAVRQIRIALDGSVPLIGFSGSPFTLACYMVEGGSSSDWSKVKTMLYSRPDLLHHILDINAQAVIAYLNAQIEAGAQAVQIFDSWGGALGHRAYREFSLRYIVQVVSSLKREHNGQKVPVIVFTKGGGLWLEDIADSGCDAIGLDWTVDLASARASVGHKVALQGNIDPSTLFGEPSVIRQETCAVLAEYGHGSGHVFNLGHGISQFTNPDHVALLVETVHQESRQYHQS comes from the coding sequence ATGACTCAACTGAAAAACGACACCTTTCTGCGTGCCCTGCTGCGTCAACCGGTTGAATATACACCGGTCTGGTTGATGCGCCAGGCGGGACGCTATTTACCGGAATACTGCGAAACCCGCAAACGGGCCGGCAACTTCATGAAACTGTGCATGAGCCCAGATTTGGCAACGGAAGTTACCTTACAGCCACTGGCCCGTTTTCCGCTGGATGCGGCGATTCTGTTTTCCGATATCTTGACCATTCCGGATGCCATGGGGCTGGGACTTTACTTTGCAGAAGGAGAGGGGCCGCGTTTTGAGAGGCCATTGCGTAACGAGTGGGAGGTGCGAAACCTGTCCGTACCCGATCCGGCTGACAAATTGGGTTATGTATTGGATGCCGTGCGCCAGATTCGCATCGCACTCGACGGCAGTGTGCCGCTGATTGGCTTCTCGGGTAGCCCCTTTACCCTGGCCTGTTACATGGTGGAGGGGGGGAGTTCGTCTGACTGGAGCAAGGTGAAGACGATGCTCTATAGTCGTCCGGATCTATTGCACCATATTCTGGATATCAATGCCCAAGCGGTCATCGCCTATTTGAATGCGCAAATTGAGGCAGGTGCTCAGGCGGTGCAGATCTTTGACTCCTGGGGCGGGGCGCTGGGGCATCGGGCTTATCGCGAGTTTTCGCTGCGTTACATTGTCCAGGTGGTGTCATCATTGAAGCGTGAACATAATGGCCAGAAAGTGCCGGTCATCGTGTTCACCAAAGGTGGTGGCTTGTGGCTGGAGGACATTGCCGATAGCGGTTGCGACGCGATCGGGCTGGATTGGACGGTGGATTTGGCCAGTGCTCGGGCAAGCGTGGGGCACAAGGTGGCGTTGCAAGGCAATATTGATCCCAGCACCCTGTTTGGTGAGCCATCTGTCATTCGTCAAGAAACGTGTGCGGTACTGGCCGAATATGGTCATGGTAGTGGCCATGTTTTCAATCTGGGGCATGGTATTTCTCAGTTTACCAATCCAGATCATGTCGCTTTGCTGGTTGAGACGGTCCATCAGGAAAGCCGCCAGTATCATCAGTCTTGA
- a CDS encoding MarC family protein — MEYSFISATILLILVTDPLGNIPIFISALKNVDRQRRKRVVIREIFIAYVILILFLFFGHHFLKAMHLSDISLGIAGGVILFLIALRMVFPHPDGMFGGENLDHEPFIVPLAIPLIAGPSSLATVMLLASRQPNKIMEWAFAITIAMLVSAVVLVFAGRIQRWVGERVVTAFERLMGLILTAIAVEMLLKGLQDFIKSL; from the coding sequence ATGGAATATTCTTTTATATCGGCCACGATTTTGCTGATTCTCGTGACTGATCCGCTCGGAAACATCCCAATCTTCATCAGCGCGCTGAAAAACGTTGATAGGCAACGGCGTAAGCGTGTGGTGATTCGCGAGATCTTCATCGCTTATGTGATCCTGATCCTGTTCCTGTTTTTTGGCCACCATTTCCTTAAGGCCATGCATCTGTCCGATATCTCACTGGGTATTGCCGGTGGGGTGATCTTGTTCCTGATTGCCCTGCGCATGGTGTTTCCACACCCTGATGGCATGTTTGGTGGAGAAAATCTGGATCATGAACCTTTCATCGTTCCACTCGCCATTCCGTTGATTGCCGGCCCGTCATCGTTGGCTACGGTCATGTTGCTGGCATCGCGGCAGCCTAACAAGATCATGGAATGGGCGTTTGCCATCACCATTGCCATGCTGGTATCGGCAGTAGTGTTGGTGTTTGCCGGCCGTATCCAGCGCTGGGTGGGTGAGCGGGTGGTGACGGCATTTGAACGCTTGATGGGCTTGATTTTGACGGCGATTGCTGTGGAAATGCTGCTCAAAGGTTTGCAGGACTTTATCAAATCCTTGTAA
- a CDS encoding Bax inhibitor-1/YccA family protein, translated as MENRLHTAYQGVSGAVIERNRVLRNTYMLLGLSMLPTVAGALVGVQTKFWMLFAGSPIMAPLLFLAGAFGFMWAIGKNRDSGLGVGLLLAFTFFMGLMLSVSLSAALRFSNGGTLIAMAAGGTGIIFASLATLATVTKKDFSFMGKFLFIGLVLLFAASIANIFFAIPALSLTISAIAVLLFSAYILYDISQIVNGGETNYVIATLQLYLDIYNVFVHLLNLLMAFGGERD; from the coding sequence ATGGAAAACAGACTGCACACAGCCTATCAAGGCGTTTCGGGCGCTGTCATTGAGCGCAATCGTGTTTTACGCAACACCTACATGCTGTTGGGCTTGTCGATGCTGCCAACGGTTGCAGGCGCATTGGTCGGCGTGCAGACCAAGTTCTGGATGCTCTTTGCCGGCAGCCCCATCATGGCTCCGCTGCTATTCTTGGCGGGTGCATTCGGCTTCATGTGGGCCATTGGCAAGAATCGTGACAGTGGTTTGGGCGTTGGCCTGCTGCTGGCCTTCACCTTCTTCATGGGCTTGATGCTGTCGGTTTCATTGAGCGCTGCATTACGTTTCTCTAATGGCGGCACACTGATTGCGATGGCAGCTGGCGGTACCGGGATCATCTTTGCCTCGCTGGCCACGTTGGCTACTGTGACGAAAAAGGATTTCAGCTTCATGGGCAAGTTCCTGTTCATCGGGCTGGTACTGTTATTCGCTGCATCCATTGCCAACATCTTCTTCGCAATCCCCGCACTGTCGTTGACCATTTCGGCCATTGCGGTACTGCTGTTCTCTGCCTACATTCTGTATGACATCAGCCAAATCGTGAATGGTGGCGAGACCAATTACGTGATTGCCACACTGCAATTGTATCTGGACATCTATAACGTCTTTGTACACCTGCTGAATCTGTTGATGGCGTTTGGCGGCGAGCGGGACTAA
- a CDS encoding diguanylate cyclase, whose amino-acid sequence MLHALFNILLFALLSCLSLPANAEEDVPSATVPYRLDQAGLLMVADNGPFPTDGNQLLRWLGQQPSVPKINLHGGRYWLYGEFRHEDALQDWIITVDNTLVNTIEARVFGPDGTMQAFSSGYQHRLDYPLHYGKRITLAPGLTYRILIRFDSPYFRAHPHFELLPARQYERRAMMENLVTIGCLGALLALCLFNLFIWSQDRDRSRLYYSIYLFTYAIAWSLVFHIPATLLEFRDLRWHYVPFFLLPVLNTLFYIDFLKLNVHHPTLAKWSRINLILPLLLLPSCFIALSHAHLLATIAISIWLLLALISGVVVWRQQFRPARYFVLAFVALLIPGILILPANIGLPELIDQSQMWTLVGGTLDGLLLAFALADKITLLAEQKDQYLRQLNDTLELAHTDSLTGLRNRYAFNQVIGQRFQFLANRHDKTQQLLILIDLDGLKRINDRYGHNTGDELLKQFAKGLQKLDQHCDAAFRLGGDEFAIFASQPHETALREQLAILERKLVEYGFTEAGISYGVAYSHECATPDALFDCADTRMYLHKTSKKQKRDTTPDSTTVTSGSQSQPA is encoded by the coding sequence ATGCTGCATGCCTTGTTCAATATCCTATTGTTTGCCCTGCTATCCTGCTTGAGCCTGCCGGCCAACGCTGAGGAGGATGTGCCATCTGCTACAGTACCGTATCGGCTCGACCAAGCCGGCCTGTTAATGGTGGCCGACAATGGCCCATTCCCGACCGATGGTAACCAACTGCTGCGCTGGCTAGGGCAGCAGCCATCGGTACCCAAGATCAATCTGCATGGTGGGCGTTACTGGTTGTATGGCGAATTCCGCCATGAAGATGCTCTTCAGGACTGGATCATCACCGTTGACAATACCTTGGTGAATACCATTGAGGCCCGTGTCTTCGGGCCAGATGGGACCATGCAGGCATTCTCCAGTGGGTACCAGCATCGTCTTGACTACCCACTACACTATGGCAAGCGCATCACCCTTGCTCCTGGGCTGACCTACCGTATCCTGATCCGTTTCGACAGCCCCTATTTCCGCGCTCACCCACACTTTGAATTATTGCCAGCTCGTCAGTACGAACGACGGGCGATGATGGAAAATCTGGTGACAATCGGCTGCCTGGGCGCCTTGCTGGCGCTCTGCCTGTTCAATCTGTTCATCTGGTCGCAGGATCGGGATCGAAGCCGTCTGTATTACTCGATCTACCTGTTCACCTATGCCATCGCATGGTCACTGGTATTCCACATACCGGCCACCCTGTTAGAGTTTCGTGATTTACGCTGGCACTACGTGCCATTCTTTCTATTGCCGGTTCTGAACACTTTGTTCTATATCGACTTCCTGAAATTGAATGTTCATCACCCAACATTGGCCAAATGGAGCCGAATCAATCTGATTCTGCCGCTGCTACTATTGCCAAGCTGCTTTATAGCACTGAGTCATGCTCACTTGCTGGCCACTATTGCAATCAGCATCTGGTTATTACTGGCCTTGATTTCAGGCGTGGTCGTATGGCGTCAACAGTTCAGGCCCGCCCGCTATTTTGTACTGGCTTTCGTGGCTTTATTGATTCCTGGCATCCTGATTCTGCCTGCCAATATCGGCTTGCCAGAACTGATCGACCAATCGCAAATGTGGACGTTGGTAGGTGGCACACTGGATGGCCTGCTGCTTGCGTTTGCGCTGGCGGACAAAATCACCCTACTGGCGGAACAAAAAGACCAATATCTGCGGCAGTTGAACGATACGCTGGAGCTCGCTCATACCGACTCACTCACTGGCCTGCGCAACCGCTATGCGTTCAATCAGGTTATTGGACAGCGCTTTCAGTTTCTGGCGAACCGACATGACAAAACGCAGCAATTACTGATTCTGATTGATCTGGACGGTCTGAAACGCATCAATGATCGTTATGGACACAACACCGGTGATGAATTGCTGAAACAATTCGCCAAAGGATTGCAGAAGCTGGATCAGCACTGTGATGCTGCCTTTCGGCTGGGCGGAGACGAATTCGCAATTTTCGCCAGCCAACCGCATGAAACGGCGCTGCGGGAACAATTGGCGATTCTGGAACGCAAACTGGTGGAATACGGATTTACTGAGGCAGGTATCAGCTATGGTGTTGCCTACTCTCATGAGTGTGCAACACCAGATGCCTTATTCGACTGTGCAGACACCCGTATGTATCTACACAAGACGTCAAAGAAACAGAAGCGGGATACGACACCTGATTCGACTACCGTCACATCAGGCAGTCAGTCGCAACCAGCCTGA
- a CDS encoding NAD(P)-binding protein, whose product MTTTRPPYLYPPGSVNMRSPLALQQADMYGFFIKGELARLQQTVDGTLNAAASGRLRFKALSPYVMLTFTKVSHAHSDYPADRDKGWITEIDIVTWVMVGQMDRDNGKIERLFWYPCHIWVDDCMALINGRELYGYPKYQCRYEMPSPHGDVRRFSLSTKAFKVFAPGTEIAWNTLLEINAVGASREHQPVRDFLDLLEQAGELIKAIPDFLDLDAEGWANAASLLMKPRVDQIFLKQFPDSAGLRAVYQAVVAAPAEVNTVHGGRLLGHDYQCVLHVMDSFPLNETLGLKLGEQPVLMPFEINFDFTVTAGEELVDNSRIQPEKIAILGGGVGSMTTAFFLTEQPGWQNHYDITVYQMGWRLGGKGASGRNADLGQRIEEHGLHIWFGFYENAFGMIRAAYDALERPYGAPLRTWEDAFKPHSYIVLQEWINNEWKPWHLDFPILPGVPGDGDEQLTLWQVAISMFGWIKQWLGDLRERRQVLQRSIQHKPTPAQQGGWLNRFASTVNREVHELLEDIGVFHDALQDFITSLPELLDDQDDDQHEVLSHALSTIRHWLEETVDDLLGRDDTLRRLYISLDLSVAVLSGMLEDGVLRHGFDVINDLDFRAWLKRHGASEEYSLDSAPVRGFYDLVFAYEEGDFSKPNIEAGTLLRAMMRIAFLYKGGIMWKMQAGMGDVIFTPMYEVLKQRGVKFKFFHKVEELVPEEGEIGEIRLTRQVDLVRGGDQYDPLVWVKGLGCWPSAPNYAQLMPEQAALLRDRQINLESFWTEWPEVYQGAFGRPLPQVALKRGADFDKVVFGISVGSLPHLCPQLLANSPALKNTSEQIKTVATQAYQLWLNQPLPALGWTHAPNGQQPVLSGFVEPYDTWASMDQLLVREDWVESPDAPRNVAYFCSALPVSQFPPRTDHSFPTRMMAVAKAGALNQICTQLTWLWPHCQDQDQFHWQWLTDPLNGLGEARFDRQYWRANVDPSERYVLSVVGSTQHRLSSNATGFRNLFLTGDWIRTGLNAGCVEAAVMAGMQASRAISGYPRIIKGESDF is encoded by the coding sequence ATGACCACCACTCGTCCGCCGTATCTTTACCCGCCTGGTTCCGTCAACATGCGTTCCCCGCTGGCCTTACAGCAAGCCGACATGTACGGTTTTTTCATCAAGGGTGAGCTTGCCCGGCTACAGCAGACCGTTGATGGCACGTTGAATGCGGCAGCATCAGGCAGGTTGCGTTTCAAAGCCTTGTCACCCTATGTGATGCTGACTTTTACCAAGGTAAGTCATGCCCATTCTGATTACCCGGCTGATCGCGATAAGGGCTGGATCACGGAAATCGACATTGTCACTTGGGTGATGGTCGGGCAGATGGATCGGGACAACGGCAAGATTGAGCGTTTGTTCTGGTATCCCTGCCATATCTGGGTCGACGATTGCATGGCCTTGATCAATGGTCGCGAATTGTATGGTTACCCAAAGTATCAATGTCGGTACGAAATGCCCTCGCCACATGGTGACGTCCGGCGTTTCTCATTATCCACCAAGGCCTTCAAGGTTTTTGCACCAGGCACTGAGATTGCTTGGAATACGTTGCTGGAAATCAACGCGGTAGGGGCGTCTCGCGAGCATCAGCCCGTACGTGATTTTCTTGACTTGTTGGAGCAAGCAGGTGAGTTGATCAAGGCCATACCGGATTTCCTGGATCTGGATGCCGAAGGTTGGGCGAATGCCGCATCGTTGTTGATGAAACCGCGGGTGGATCAGATCTTTCTCAAGCAGTTTCCGGACAGTGCTGGTTTACGGGCGGTTTATCAAGCGGTGGTGGCGGCACCTGCCGAGGTCAATACGGTGCATGGTGGGCGGTTACTGGGTCACGACTACCAGTGCGTTTTGCATGTGATGGACAGCTTTCCGCTGAATGAGACATTGGGTTTGAAGTTGGGTGAACAGCCAGTGTTGATGCCATTTGAAATCAATTTTGATTTCACGGTCACGGCAGGTGAGGAGCTGGTCGACAATTCACGTATCCAACCAGAAAAGATCGCCATATTGGGTGGTGGCGTCGGGTCAATGACGACCGCTTTCTTTCTGACTGAACAACCAGGCTGGCAGAACCACTATGACATCACGGTCTATCAGATGGGCTGGCGCCTGGGTGGCAAGGGCGCCAGCGGGCGCAATGCCGATTTGGGGCAGCGTATTGAAGAGCATGGTCTGCATATCTGGTTCGGTTTCTATGAAAACGCCTTTGGCATGATCCGTGCTGCATATGACGCATTGGAGCGCCCATATGGTGCGCCGTTGCGCACTTGGGAAGATGCGTTCAAACCGCACAGTTACATTGTGTTGCAGGAATGGATCAATAACGAGTGGAAGCCTTGGCATCTTGATTTTCCAATATTGCCCGGCGTGCCTGGTGATGGTGATGAACAGCTGACCTTGTGGCAGGTGGCTATTTCCATGTTTGGCTGGATCAAGCAATGGCTGGGCGATTTACGTGAACGTCGCCAAGTGTTGCAGCGGTCCATACAGCATAAGCCTACCCCAGCGCAACAGGGTGGTTGGCTCAATCGCTTTGCCAGTACGGTCAATCGTGAAGTACACGAATTGCTGGAAGATATCGGGGTATTCCACGATGCATTGCAGGACTTCATCACCAGCTTGCCAGAATTACTGGACGATCAGGATGATGACCAGCATGAGGTGTTGAGTCACGCATTGTCGACCATCCGTCACTGGCTGGAAGAGACTGTCGATGATTTGTTGGGGCGGGATGACACTTTGCGTCGCCTGTATATCAGCCTGGATCTCAGTGTGGCGGTGTTGTCCGGAATGTTGGAGGATGGCGTGTTGCGCCATGGATTCGATGTGATCAACGACCTCGACTTCCGCGCCTGGCTCAAGCGGCATGGTGCGAGCGAGGAGTACAGCCTGGATTCTGCACCCGTCCGTGGATTTTATGATCTGGTCTTTGCCTATGAAGAGGGTGATTTCAGCAAACCCAACATTGAAGCTGGCACTTTGCTGCGTGCGATGATGCGTATTGCATTCCTTTACAAGGGCGGCATCATGTGGAAGATGCAGGCGGGTATGGGTGATGTGATCTTTACACCGATGTATGAGGTACTCAAGCAACGTGGGGTCAAATTCAAGTTCTTTCATAAGGTGGAAGAGCTGGTGCCAGAAGAGGGCGAGATCGGAGAGATTCGTCTGACCCGTCAGGTGGATCTGGTACGAGGTGGTGATCAGTATGATCCTCTGGTATGGGTCAAAGGGTTAGGGTGCTGGCCCAGTGCGCCCAATTACGCACAATTGATGCCGGAACAGGCTGCCTTGTTGAGAGACCGGCAGATCAATCTTGAGTCATTCTGGACCGAATGGCCCGAGGTCTATCAAGGCGCATTCGGCCGGCCGTTGCCACAGGTGGCATTGAAACGTGGTGCGGATTTTGACAAGGTAGTGTTTGGCATCTCGGTTGGTTCTCTACCGCATTTATGCCCGCAATTGCTGGCAAACAGCCCCGCATTGAAGAATACGTCCGAGCAGATCAAGACTGTGGCAACTCAGGCCTACCAGCTGTGGCTGAACCAGCCATTGCCAGCACTGGGTTGGACGCATGCGCCGAATGGCCAGCAGCCGGTACTGAGTGGTTTTGTCGAGCCATACGACACCTGGGCATCCATGGATCAGTTGCTGGTTCGGGAAGACTGGGTGGAATCGCCAGATGCTCCTCGCAATGTTGCCTACTTCTGCAGTGCTTTGCCGGTCAGTCAATTTCCACCTCGTACTGACCACAGCTTTCCCACGAGAATGATGGCTGTAGCGAAAGCTGGTGCGTTGAACCAGATATGCACACAATTGACATGGCTGTGGCCGCATTGCCAGGACCAAGACCAGTTCCATTGGCAATGGTTGACCGATCCACTGAATGGGCTGGGTGAGGCTCGTTTTGATCGCCAATACTGGCGCGCCAATGTTGATCCTAGCGAGCGTTATGTGTTGTCAGTAGTCGGGAGCACTCAGCATCGACTGAGCAGCAATGCGACGGGTTTTCGTAATCTGTTTCTGACCGGAGACTGGATCAGAACGGGTTTGAATGCCGGCTGTGTCGAGGCGGCGGTGATGGCTGGCATGCAGGCATCCCGCGCCATTAGCGGTTATCCGCGTATCATCAAGGGGGAATCGGATTTCTGA
- the rlmD gene encoding 23S rRNA (uracil(1939)-C(5))-methyltransferase RlmD, which translates to MPIAKIESLDHEGHGIAHVEGKTIFIDGALPFETVTYQSYRKKPNFENAQATTIHNESFMRVKPKCPHFGVCGGCSMQHMDAGAQVAAKQRVLEDNLWHIGKVKAERLLPAIYGPTWGYRYRARLSARMVAKKGGMLVGFHEKRSSFIADMTSCQILPKRISDQLVPLRGLIGSLSINDRMPQVELAIGQDVDVMVLRIMEPLTADDEQKLRDYADQWHVQFWLQPKGPDTAYPFYPLDAPALTYTLPEFGVTMPFRPTEFTQVNHQINRVLVERAIAMLDPQPGERIADMFCGLGNFTLPIARRGAAVLGMEGSEGLTQRAKENAVKNGLADLTEFRVANLFEMTPEILDALGRFDKMLIDPPRDGAMELVKSFSEHNRPRRIVYVSCSPSTLARDANVLVNVHGYRIVSAGVVNMFPHTAHVESMALFELPS; encoded by the coding sequence ATGCCCATTGCAAAAATCGAATCGCTTGACCACGAGGGTCACGGCATTGCCCACGTAGAAGGCAAAACTATCTTTATCGACGGTGCTTTGCCGTTTGAGACGGTCACCTATCAGTCCTATCGCAAGAAGCCCAATTTTGAGAATGCTCAGGCAACGACGATACACAATGAAAGCTTCATGCGCGTCAAACCGAAATGCCCGCATTTCGGTGTATGTGGCGGCTGTTCCATGCAGCACATGGATGCTGGAGCACAAGTTGCCGCCAAGCAGCGTGTGCTGGAGGATAACCTATGGCATATCGGTAAAGTAAAAGCGGAACGCTTGTTGCCCGCCATCTATGGGCCGACTTGGGGTTATCGTTATCGTGCCCGTTTGTCAGCTCGCATGGTTGCAAAAAAAGGTGGCATGTTGGTAGGTTTTCATGAAAAGCGGTCCAGCTTCATTGCCGACATGACCAGTTGCCAGATCCTGCCCAAGCGAATCTCTGACCAACTGGTGCCCCTGCGTGGGCTGATTGGCAGTCTGTCCATCAACGACCGCATGCCGCAGGTGGAACTGGCTATCGGGCAGGATGTGGACGTGATGGTACTGCGCATCATGGAGCCACTGACCGCTGATGATGAGCAAAAGCTGCGTGACTATGCCGACCAGTGGCATGTGCAATTCTGGCTGCAGCCCAAAGGGCCGGATACTGCCTATCCGTTCTATCCATTGGATGCGCCTGCATTGACATATACCTTGCCGGAATTTGGCGTCACCATGCCATTTCGCCCAACCGAATTCACACAGGTCAATCATCAGATCAACCGCGTACTGGTTGAGCGCGCCATCGCCATGCTTGATCCGCAGCCGGGTGAGCGCATCGCAGATATGTTCTGCGGACTGGGTAATTTCACATTGCCCATCGCTCGCCGTGGTGCGGCGGTGCTGGGTATGGAAGGCAGTGAAGGCCTGACCCAGCGAGCAAAGGAAAATGCTGTCAAAAACGGTTTGGCTGACCTGACTGAGTTTCGTGTTGCTAATCTTTTTGAAATGACACCGGAAATCTTGGATGCCCTTGGTCGGTTCGACAAGATGTTGATCGATCCACCTCGCGATGGTGCCATGGAGTTGGTCAAATCATTTTCAGAGCACAATCGCCCACGCCGCATTGTCTATGTATCCTGTAGCCCGTCTACCCTGGCACGGGACGCCAATGTGCTGGTCAATGTACACGGTTACCGGATTGTTTCCGCCGGTGTCGTCAACATGTTCCCGCACACTGCGCATGTGGAAAGCATGGCCTTGTTCGAACTACCATCGTGA
- a CDS encoding PilZ domain-containing protein, whose product MGKEQRKHPRKLVTWRVAIIQESQTTPVEGRTNAISESGVGIVCGQQLFPSQRCKLIFQIINNGQSLYLTVASQVVHSVLTSAGSQFHIGFKFTETSTSIMGQLNDYIQTLGREALDPA is encoded by the coding sequence TTGGGCAAAGAACAACGTAAACACCCGAGAAAGCTGGTGACATGGCGGGTTGCCATCATTCAGGAATCACAAACCACCCCGGTCGAGGGGCGCACCAATGCTATCTCAGAAAGCGGAGTTGGTATTGTCTGTGGACAACAGTTGTTCCCGTCCCAACGTTGCAAATTGATTTTCCAGATTATCAACAACGGACAATCGCTCTACCTGACCGTCGCCAGCCAGGTCGTCCACTCCGTATTGACCAGCGCAGGCTCCCAATTTCATATCGGGTTTAAATTTACGGAAACCTCAACATCCATCATGGGTCAACTGAACGACTATATTCAGACGCTGGGCCGGGAAGCATTGGACCCCGCCTGA